A window from Dissulfurirhabdus thermomarina encodes these proteins:
- the secY gene encoding preprotein translocase subunit SecY, whose product MQGGIQGLGRVPELRRRILFTLFMLAVYRVGVQVPTPGIDATALAAFFERTAGTLFGMFNMFSGGAMQRMSILALGIMPYISASIILQLLTVAVPHLEALKKEGEAGRKKISQYTRYGTVALSLFQGFGIAVGLEGMTSPAGVPVVLYPGWGFRLLTALTLMAGTVFLMWLGEQITERGIGNGISLIIFAGIVARMPAAVTDTFQLMRTGELHGATVAFLLIMMPAIVAFICFMERSHRRIPIQYARRVVGRRVYGGQSSHLPLRVNTAGVIPPIFASSIMLFPATIANFIQAPWLQRISQAIVPGTFAYESIYVALIVFFCYFYTAIVFNPADIADNLKNHGGYIPGIRPGRRTSEYIDRVLTRITLVGAVYVSAICVLPSILISKLHVSFFFGGTSLLIVVGVAMDTMAQVESHLVMRNYEGFMRAGGRLRGRRG is encoded by the coding sequence GTGCAAGGCGGAATCCAGGGGTTGGGACGAGTCCCGGAGCTTCGGCGCCGGATCCTCTTCACCCTCTTCATGCTGGCCGTCTACCGGGTCGGCGTCCAGGTGCCGACGCCGGGGATCGACGCCACCGCCCTGGCCGCCTTCTTCGAGCGGACCGCGGGCACCCTCTTCGGGATGTTCAACATGTTCTCCGGGGGCGCCATGCAGCGGATGTCCATCCTCGCCCTCGGCATCATGCCCTACATCAGTGCCTCCATCATCCTGCAGCTTCTGACCGTGGCCGTTCCGCACCTCGAGGCCCTCAAGAAGGAGGGGGAGGCGGGCCGGAAGAAGATCAGCCAGTACACCCGGTACGGCACCGTGGCCCTCAGTCTCTTCCAGGGCTTCGGGATCGCCGTGGGGCTCGAGGGCATGACGTCCCCCGCCGGGGTGCCGGTGGTGCTCTATCCCGGCTGGGGGTTCCGGCTCCTCACCGCGCTCACCCTCATGGCCGGTACGGTCTTCCTCATGTGGCTGGGCGAGCAGATCACGGAGCGCGGGATCGGCAACGGCATCTCGCTCATCATCTTCGCCGGCATCGTGGCCCGGATGCCCGCGGCGGTCACCGACACCTTCCAGCTGATGCGGACGGGGGAGCTCCATGGGGCCACCGTGGCCTTCCTGCTCATCATGATGCCGGCCATCGTGGCCTTCATCTGCTTCATGGAGCGGTCCCACCGGCGGATTCCCATCCAGTACGCCCGCCGGGTGGTGGGGCGCCGGGTCTACGGGGGGCAGTCGTCCCACCTGCCCCTCCGCGTGAACACGGCGGGGGTCATCCCCCCGATCTTCGCCTCGTCCATCATGCTGTTTCCGGCCACCATCGCCAACTTCATCCAGGCGCCGTGGCTCCAGCGGATCTCCCAGGCCATCGTGCCCGGGACCTTCGCCTACGAAAGTATCTACGTGGCCCTCATCGTGTTCTTTTGTTACTTCTACACGGCCATCGTCTTCAACCCGGCGGACATCGCCGACAACCTCAAGAACCACGGGGGCTACATACCGGGCATCCGCCCCGGCCGGCGGACGTCGGAATACATCGACCGGGTCCTCACCCGGATCACCCTGGTGGGCGCCGTCTACGTCTCCGCCATCTGCGTGCTGCCGAGCATCCTCATCTCGAAGTTGCACGTTTCTTTCTTCTTCGGCGGCACATCGCTCCTCATCGTGGTGGGGGTGGCCATGGACACCATGGCCCAGGTGGAATCTCACCTGGTGATGCGGAACTACGAGGGTTTCATGCGGGCCGGCGGGCGCCTCCGGGGCCGGAGGGGATGA
- the rplO gene encoding 50S ribosomal protein L15: protein MKTLQNLKPHPGSKKSPKRVGRGPGSGHGKTACRGQKGQGARSGGGVPAGFEGGQMPIYRRLPKRGFKNPFRKVYGILNVGDLDKIAHEGVIDLEVAQSKGPVRKRFHLLKILGEGEITRAVTVRAHAASKSARQKIEAAGGTLEIVE from the coding sequence ATGAAGACGCTACAGAACCTGAAGCCCCATCCCGGATCCAAGAAGTCGCCCAAGCGGGTCGGCCGGGGCCCCGGCTCCGGCCACGGCAAGACGGCCTGCCGCGGGCAGAAGGGGCAGGGGGCCCGCTCCGGCGGCGGGGTGCCGGCCGGCTTCGAGGGCGGGCAGATGCCCATCTACCGGCGCCTGCCCAAGCGGGGTTTCAAGAACCCGTTCCGGAAGGTCTACGGCATCCTCAACGTGGGGGATCTTGACAAGATCGCGCACGAAGGCGTGATCGACCTCGAGGTGGCGCAGTCCAAGGGGCCCGTTCGGAAGCGGTTCCACCTGCTCAAGATCCTCGGCGAGGGAGAGATCACCCGGGCCGTCACCGTGCGGGCCCACGCCGCCAGCAAGAGCGCCCGGCAGAAGATCGAGGCCGCCGGCGGCACCCTCGAGATCGTCGAGTAG
- the rpsM gene encoding 30S ribosomal protein S13: MARIAGVDLPRNKRMAIALTYIYGIGRTTARQILAKAGVDENLKTDELTDADISAIRRVIDSEYKVEGDLRREVTMNIKRLMDLGCYRGLRHRRGLPVRGQRTKTNARTRKGPRRAAIKKKR, from the coding sequence GTGGCACGCATCGCAGGAGTGGATCTTCCGAGAAACAAGCGCATGGCCATTGCGCTGACCTACATCTACGGCATCGGGCGGACCACCGCCCGGCAGATCTTGGCCAAGGCCGGCGTGGACGAGAACCTGAAGACCGACGAGCTCACCGATGCCGACATCTCCGCCATCCGGAGGGTCATCGACAGCGAGTACAAGGTCGAGGGTGATCTCCGGCGCGAGGTCACCATGAACATCAAGCGGCTCATGGACCTCGGCTGCTACCGGGGCCTCCGGCACCGGCGGGGGCTGCCCGTCCGCGGCCAGCGCACCAAGACCAACGCCCGCACGCGGAAGGGACCGCGACGGGCCGCCATCAAGAAGAAGAGGTAG
- the rpmJ gene encoding 50S ribosomal protein L36 gives MKVRASVKPRCKNCRVIRRKGIVRVICTNPRHKQRQG, from the coding sequence ATGAAGGTCAGGGCATCCGTGAAACCTCGGTGCAAGAACTGCCGGGTGATCCGGCGCAAGGGCATCGTGCGGGTGATTTGCACGAATCCCCGGCACAAGCAGCGCCAGGGCTAG
- the map gene encoding type I methionyl aminopeptidase, with protein MKAPHRRIVLKAPWEIERLRAANRVVAEVLAELAAAVGPGQTTADLDRMTREGIERRGGKPAFLGYHGYPASLCVSINEEVVHGIPSPRRRIADGDLVSMDVGAVVDGYYGDAALSVIVGEHPGSTAARLVEVTRRCLDAGIAEARPGRHLQDISAAIQGVVEAAGFSVVRKFVGHGIGTALHEPPEVPNFGRPGQGPRLRPGMVLAIEPMVNEGGPDVRVLEDGWTAVTADGKLSAHFEHSVAITEDGPVVLSRLD; from the coding sequence ATGAAGGCACCGCACCGCCGCATCGTGCTGAAGGCGCCGTGGGAGATCGAGCGCCTCCGGGCGGCCAACCGGGTGGTGGCCGAGGTTCTGGCCGAACTGGCGGCGGCCGTCGGCCCCGGCCAGACTACGGCGGATCTCGACCGGATGACACGGGAGGGGATCGAACGGCGGGGCGGCAAGCCCGCCTTCCTGGGATACCACGGGTATCCGGCCAGCCTCTGCGTGTCCATCAACGAAGAGGTGGTCCACGGCATCCCGTCGCCCCGCCGGCGCATCGCCGACGGCGATCTGGTGAGCATGGACGTGGGGGCCGTGGTGGACGGCTATTACGGCGACGCCGCCCTCTCGGTGATCGTGGGGGAACACCCTGGGTCCACCGCGGCGCGCCTGGTGGAGGTCACCCGGCGGTGCCTCGATGCGGGAATCGCCGAGGCCCGGCCGGGGCGTCACCTCCAGGACATATCCGCCGCCATCCAGGGCGTGGTGGAGGCGGCGGGCTTCAGCGTGGTTCGGAAGTTCGTGGGGCACGGCATCGGCACGGCGTTGCACGAGCCGCCCGAGGTCCCCAACTTCGGGCGCCCCGGCCAGGGGCCGCGGCTTAGGCCCGGAATGGTGCTCGCCATCGAGCCCATGGTCAACGAGGGCGGCCCGGACGTCCGGGTCCTGGAAGACGGCTGGACGGCCGTCACGGCGGACGGGAAACTCTCCGCCCACTTCGAGCACTCGGTGGCCATCACCGAGGACGGGCCGGTGGTGTTGAGCCGGCTGGACTGA
- the infA gene encoding translation initiation factor IF-1, protein MAKGDAIQVEGKVLETLPNAMFRVELENGHKVLAHISGKMRMHYIRILPGDTVTVELSPYDLSRGRIVYRAR, encoded by the coding sequence ATGGCCAAAGGCGACGCAATCCAGGTCGAGGGGAAGGTGCTCGAGACGCTTCCCAACGCGATGTTCCGCGTGGAGCTCGAGAACGGGCACAAGGTCCTGGCGCACATCTCCGGAAAGATGCGGATGCACTACATCCGGATCCTGCCCGGTGACACGGTGACCGTGGAACTGTCCCCCTACGACCTGAGCCGCGGGCGCATCGTTTACAGGGCCAGGTAG